CTTTTGAAAAGTTTCTTCATTTTAACAATAGTAGGTAAGCCCAATGTTCTGTAGAATAGTGTTGTGTGGTAGTAAAGTTGGACAAGATTTTTACCAGTCAAAGGTAGCTTTCTTAAGTTTTTATGGACCGTAATCGCATCAGAGTGGTTAAGTTACGATTTTTTGACAGGTGCGATTTAGTGGAGAGTTATTTTTTGCTAACACTTCAGAGAAAACACTCAGAATTTGAAGACAGAAAAATAGCAGAAGCCTTGATCTGGAGTTTGATTCCGGGTAGTGATGATAAAAAAAGATATTGGTACTGCTGCTTGAAAGAGTATCTCACAAAACTTTCAAGATGATCaagactcaaaaatttcaaaccaaaccTGTGTAATGATGCTTCAAAGTTTTCgttcaaaaaatttatgttTGAAGAAAAGCGACTCCAATTTTAATCTGCCGTGTTTGGTGCTCAAAATCGTCTAACCTAGATGCAACTTAAGATCCTCTTTCAGCACAAAAAACTGAGCCACTATTAACTTATTCCCTCGGGTACTAGAATGTATTCACAGGGGAAAATTTAAAGTCCGAATTTGGCATGGCTGGTCACAATTACGCACAAAGAAACATTGTGTTCTTGTTAAAAGCTTATCAGTTTTATCATGTATATCATCTTTTTTCAGCAGTCAGATGACCAGTCTGCAAATGAAGGGAAGCAGGACAAGCAGAAAACAACATACGATCAATTAGTAGATTTATTTCCAGATGAAGATACGGAAGATAGAGGCAGTAAGTTTGATTACCTCTTCAATATGTGTtagtaaaaaatgagaaatagcTATTATAAAGTGGTGTCAAGTCTCCAGCTTAAAGACCTGTTGCAAACACAAAATAAAGTGAATATCAATTATCAATGGTCAACCATGCAAATCTTAAGAATGAAATAATATAAACCAAAAAGAGCTTTACCTAACTGGAGGGCTACGCCTCCTGGCCGCTATGAGCTCAACGCAAGGGGGTCCCCTTGCGCCCTTTTATGTGCACTTTGCGCACCCCtcacaggtttttttttggatgaggggaaaaattcgctacAGTGCCCCCATAATGAGGGTAGCCGAAACGCCCCCCATGAAAGGGCCCACCGAATACCGGGATGGCAGCGGCCATCAGCCGGTGAAGAGCCGTCGAAGTGACCCTTAACGGACCCGACCACTAAACCCCTCACGGGTTGATCTAAATAGAGTGGGCTCATTCAGGGACTATATTCAATGAATTGCCACAAGCGAGTTTCCGAACTATGAAAGGAgatgaaatgtaaaaattattaatttatccTCAGAATAATGGaagaaatcaataaaaatgatACTTTTCTTATTGTTTTTTTGCCTTGTTTTAATTGTAGTACTACTGCTTAGAGGAGGGTTTCATGATCATTTTGGCACTAAAATTTCAAACCCAGTCAGATTCACGTCAGTTTGAAGTATGTCATTCAATGAACATAATGCTTAGTTAAGGtagtttacatttttaatttgtcATGCCAGAAGTTTAAAATTGTAGTTTTAAAATAAGCTCTCCTTTGGCACAAGAATGAaccaaacttattttttttaaatgctgcaGAAAGTTTTTTGAGATGTGAAAACTCCATCTCTGGCTCTTGGACCTGACGCGACAATAATTGGCTcctgaaaaatgtactccagtCTATTTAAGTCTACCCGCCCACAGAGGGTCACATAAGTGAATTCAAAgtgaaagaaataatttttgggtTTTCCCTCCCATTTACTCATTTACTCTGGTTTCTTTTCAGATTTATCACCTACTCCTCAAACCAAATTCGAGCAGCAAGTCAATGCTGGTTATGAAATTCCCTCCCGCTTACGCACACTACATAATTTAGTTATTCAGTATGCATCTCAGGGCCGGTATGAAGTTGCTGTACCTCTTTGCAAGCAAGCACTAGAGGATTTAGAAAAAACGTCTGGTCACGACCATCCTGACGTTGCCACAATGTTGAATATCTTGGCTCTTGTCTACAGGTAATAAATTTCATATATGGTGTAAGCATGAGATCAATGGGATTAATAATGATTATTACATGAAtatatgatttttttacttcttcaatTGACCCAGTATGCTGCAAAGCACATCCTTCATGCTTTGAATTGAAAGAtctaatgaaaatattttttgtggcTCATCAGTACAAGCTATTATaatgtttcatgaaaatttctatCTTTACAGGGACCAAAATAAATACAAAGATGCTGCTAATTTGTTGAATGATGCCCTTGCCATTCGAGAAAAAACCCTGGGAGAAAATCATCCTGCTGTaagtaatttttgtaaattatttttgtaaattgatCCTTACATAGAATCTCTAACAAGCCTGATTATCCTTTGTAGAGGCACTGATGGCCAACTCATGTCAGGCCACTGCCAAGGGTGCAAAAAGTGCCGAGTCGACCATTTTCAACTGCATTTTTGCCTCATAGTCAAATCTCTGATTTGCGTCAtggaaaaatttccaatttccaAGTAAAGTGTCTGATGTTGtggtaaaaaaatgtgcaacttcttctggctgtagagctcaaaatttaaagattagcaaaggaaaaaaaaaagttgctacAGAACCCAAGACATACTTGCCATTTGTCTGAATCTGTGAACTCTGCGTTAGGGCTCTTTCTGCACTTCTGAATATCTCTCTGAGAGagactctctctctcttctctttccttttcttttactTTATGCAGGATTCCATGATTCAGCGCTCTGTGTTAGATTTTTAAACTACCAATGATTGCTAGTTTCTCTTGTCAAgtaatttcttcaaattctcATTTCCAGGTTGCAGCAACCCTCAATAACTTGGCCGTACTTTATGGAAAGAGAGGCAAGTACAAAGAGGCTGAACCTCTTTGCAAAAGAGCTTTAGAAATCCGAGAGAATGTACTAGGCAAAGATCATCCAGATGTGGCGAAGCAACTGAATAATTTGGCCTTACTTTGCCAAAATCAGGTAAATACCCTTATCATTGTTTTAATGTCCCTCGAACATCAGGAGTTCTGCGAAGAGAtctgttttattaatttttcagttattttgttAAGTCTAGGAGTTATGTCAAGGTAAGgaattgcaattttagttaaTTGAATGCTGAATACCTGAAGAATAAAGATTTACATGTTTCTGTCATTTGCAGTGAAATAAATGCGAAAAATAGTTCATTTCTCGTTCTACGCGAATGAGAATCAGAGAATTTGTGTCATTTTGGTCAAGACAAGCTTAGATAAGTCAAGAAATCCTTTCCCTCTAAGTTCGCAGATGCTCTGTATGTAAAACTCATGGAACATCTACCTTGAGTGTATGTATGTTACGGTCAATGTTAGGGAATGGGGAAGTGTATGTCATTGGCCGGCCAATGTTGACCATGGCCGGGCGTTTCGGCCGAAGATGTCATTGGCCAGCGATTTTGGGAAATGTTTTCTTAACAATAAAACCGTCACATATTGACCGGCCTCTGATGTCATTGGCCGGCCAATGTACTGTTTGGCCGAGGGGTGACGGCCAATGTTGGATCTGTTATCATTTATCAATTGAACGTGAGAGAGTTGAGTGACCAAGTGGCATTCAAACGATGCAACTGCCGGCAAAAGTACACAAACAACCGATGTGCTTGTCGAGCCGCTGGACTGCTCTGTAATTCCAAGTGCCACAAGAGTGAGGTGTGCACCAACAAATAAGGTAAATTAAAACTCAACGTTGCTTCTTGAGATAATTATTACAGCtgtggaataaaaaaaaaacgaaaacaaaaacgaaaacgaaaaaaaaattctccaatttttaaagtcgaaagaaatgtaaaataaataaaaaaaaaaaaaccctctgaaaaataaatcaaacagcTGTAGTAATTACACATTCACTCATTTGTTTCCTCTCATGTggtatgttttcagttttacggTGTTTTATAATGTGCATGAACAATGGCGGTCAGTCATTGGCCACTGTCATCATCGGCCGGCCATTGTTCACCTCGCGGTGAAAATGTTAACAGTGACCGGGCTTTTTGGCCAATCTTGACCCTCGATTTCGGCCGATGCTATCATTGGCCGGTCAGTGACAGCATCGGCCGGCCCCCTAACATTGACCGTAACATGTACAAAAAACAATCTTTGACGGTCATTCTTTTACCTAAGAGTAGAAGGTATCTTCTTCCAGAATAATAATCCGCAGAAAGAGGAAGTTTTATGCTTTCACTCTGGTGTTAGGGTGGATGcccaaaaattagaaatgaaaaaagaacCCATCACAGCCTGAAGTTCCGTCCGCCCGATTATCAGAGAAAATGCATTCTCAGGGTTCGTCTGACAGATCCAGGATAGTTGGAAAAATACTGATGCAAATTTTTGGTGGCTTGCCCTCTCCCCAGGGTTTTATTCATTGTATTAATTTGTGTATTTTTGCTTTTCTGAATCCTAATTTTGGTTTTTGGCACTTGTAGGGTAAATATGATGAGGTGGAAAGGTATTACAAACGAGCGCTGGAAATTTACGAACAGAAACTAGGACCAGACGATTCAAATGTAGCTAGGACCAAAAATAACTTGGCCTCATGCTTTTTGAAGCAAGGCAAGTACAAATTAGCAGAAAACCTTTACAAAGAAGTCCTCACCAGAATACATCTCCGGGAATACGGACAAATAGATGGTGAGTAGTATTTTGAAGTTTTAGATTCAACGAGCATGTCGCTAGTTCACAGGCTTTACTAACGTAACTTGGGCAGTGTTCAGGGAAGGGATACCGAGTTTTTTGGGAAACCTGGGGTCTGCTCATTAGGGTGCCAGGCAAGTTTCCATGAGAAACAGAGTAGATTAATTTGCACTTGGTTCAATTTTCTTTATAttcaaagagggaaaaaatagtCTATCAAGTGTTCAAATTACAATGTTGATCCCATCCATTAGCCTCATTTATTCTACTTTTGATGTGCAgacctttttttcccttctcaaGAAAGTTGGTTGTATCTTGCTGAATGCTGCCCACTTCCTCCTCTTTTAGTAGCAAATAAGTAGTAGTCGAATTAAACTTCTTTACACTGTACTGGCTTGAGTAGTAGGACTTCTTTCACTCTCtatcttttccttttttgcttGTGTTATGATCTTTTGTTTTGTGACTGATTAATTTATCGATTACTTCATGGATGCACCTCAAAGTTCATTATGAAGAGTTATTTCTCCGCAAGTTAGAGGGGTTCAATTCTGTCaagatttatttaaatttagggttttttcccccttcgtTCTTGTTGAAAGTAATTTTAatgaacaaaaaagaaagaaatctaGTCATGAGGAAGTCAGACATTTGGAGGctgttcattaatttttcatcaaatttagaAGTTCATAAATTTTGTCAGAATTCAATGAAAGAATGTATTTTTTAAGTTAATAGCTCAAACTCCACTTTTGCTCCATAACTTCCAATATTTgcctttttatttaattatttatttctttattcattttcatagtTCGAAAAGTCTTGCCaacttgcagtttttttaaCCCTGAAGATTGTCGGTCAGCAAATTTTGCACGAATTGTTTGTGAGGATCCTGTGAAACGTAGGAAAAATCCCAAACCGAGATTATGTACTTACCATTTTTAAACTTATGAATCCTAATTTACTCATTAATTTACACTTTTTGACTGTCATTTGGTGGCTGTATCCTTTAACTGCATAGGATTATCGAATCGCCACTTGCCCCAATTTGTTCAGTCGGAAGGTGTATGGGTTAGGTGTCTCTAAGTCACCCACATTTTTATGATTATTGAAGGGACATGCAACATATGTTTAATTACAGTTTGAGTCTTGTGCCATAAACTATTTTTGAAGCAGATTTGTCAGAGTAAAAGTGTCAGAGTGTCAGAGTAAGAGTGATTTGTCAGTGTTAGGCGAGGGTTCTGCAGTGCAAAATAGTGATGAGAAGAGAtgttccgtttgaaaaatagcTCAATGTTAAGTATGATGACCAGAGTTAGAATAATTGTGTTTACTTTTAGAAGCAAATTGATAAGCTAAGCAACCAAGTTGATGTATAGCAAAATCGTTCAATTTGTATTGAGTGAGctgtgaaatttcttttagagcAAGATCTCTTGACCTTTTGATTGAGACATTTTTATGGACTAGAGAAAGTGGTAACGCAAAGAATATTACTCTATCATACGGTATTTTATTGCCTCCAAAGACTCCCTTCCtaatttttgagccattaattagtatttttttttttgtgtgacCCAACTTTTTTTACTATTCCTCATCACAATGggcacatacttttttttatgaatcatGCAATGTGGTAAATAATCCTCCTCTAATATGATTAGAGACAAGCTTGAAATAAGCTGTGCATTTACCAAGTCTTTGAACAGACGTAACAATCCTTGAAAGtgtttgaaatcaatttttagaaTTAATGCATTTTGTCAAATAGGCGTGATAATATGAAGATTTAGTATGACTTGGAAACTGCACtcggatttttaaaataataagaatTCGTCCTCTATCAATGGACAATATTATTTAATGAAATGTcgcaatgtattttttttagcaCAAAAGTTTTTGATATCATAGATTGCACACTTGTGATAGCTTGGTGGTAAATTTTTTCTGTGGACctcaaaagttttgaattttttggagtGAAGGTTCTCTACGAAAGTTTAACCTTTTatcagattttgaaatgttattcCAACATTTCCATTCCTGGAGTATTGTTGCAAGTTATTCTAAATGAAACCAAAGTAATGCAATGCTCACTGGCCACATTGATTTGCCTAGTATTTACCTAGCAAAATACTTAGTACTTATCAATGTGTCTAGTTTGgctgcaaatattttgaaaaatcatttgtcCTATATATAAGTTTGTTGGAGTTCCCCTGATGCTTGCGGATGTTGCAAATTTATTCATGAATCATCTTTTGCTATAATTCTTTCCCTTATCCCAAATATTGAGCTGAACTCACGTCTTTATTGTGAATCCTGGATTTTCCAcccaaaaatcaatttcttttgACTCGAGAATGTTCATGAGTGTAAattgagtttcaaaaatttatgttagtgagaatttcataagaGTATTCAGAAACTTTAAAGTTGTAGGATTTAGAAACAAGAcaaaatttgcagaatttttcctttattctcATACAAGTGATCAATCTATCTGCCTTCTTCTGCGATTCCAAGGACATTTCAACCTTGAACCTTTTTAATAATAGCATGAGGAAAATGTACATTTCCTCAGTacacaatttcatgaaaatcaacTGACATTCAAAAATACTCCTATGAATTGACATAATTAAGTTTCAGCCCCTAGACATTCCTGAATACTCTGTAAATAATGTGCAAAATAGAGCCTTGCTTTCAAGTAAGCCTTATTGCCATGATATGATGTTTATACTGTAGCTGTCGACTAAACATATTCTACGTTAGAAAGACTCATGTGGATAATCATTTTATGACCAGATGGAagcaaaaaattgctttttatcagcaaaaatagaaaatgtaGCATCTCAGTTTgtcttttttaaatattccatttattttcatttaaaacaaggaaaaccaATCGTTcttaattcaatgaaattttgtgtatttttctttcctttcttaaaatttgatagTTCTCCGAAGAGAGCACCTTATTTCAAATTGATGCATTGGTGCTATCACTAAGAAAATATTTCAGTTTGACACACAATTGAAGCTCCAAAATGTCAAATCAAACTAGACTTGTGAGGGCTCTAAAGTCGGCAGTTCGAAAAATTTACTCCTGTGAAAAAGcctttaaaagttttaatcGAGTGCATTTTAAGCTCACATTTATTTGACCTAAGTGTAGCACAAATCACAATGAAAGTAGAGAGGCAATTTTGTTGTAATTCTCTGAGATGCGGAGTTTTTGTTTctctatcaaaaaaaaaaaagaaagaaagaaagaaagaaaaaacaacaaacaaatTAATAAACAAATAAACCGTGGCTTACTTTGAACATAATGCTTTCTGCATGATTTCAAACCTATGTAAAATCAAAAACAGTTTCTACACTCTAAGTAGAGTTGAAAACCCcatgtttaaattatttttccattgattgtctatgaatatttcatattctctttttatttcttcttggGTGCTCAGCTAGGAAGAAGACCAAAATTTATCTCCTCTTTTaagatttttctgatataattttttactgCACAAAGCTGTgtaaatgcttttttttttttagctatttaaggaacaaacttttttttatcattggaCAAAATTTAGAGTCAAAAGAACACTAAGAGGCTCTTATTTCACATCTGATTGTACATTGAAGCAAAGGGGTCCTTTCCTGTacttttataatattttcatacattttaacgaattcaaattttcaattttttttttttttttttttttttttgaaagaaattcctAAAATGAATGGTCAATTTTCCGTTTGATTTACTCCTTCAGTTCTGTTGCAATGTCTCCTGCCTCTAAATTCTCTATTTAGAGGCAAGAAGTTCAGTTTTCCCTGATTatggttaaaaaattaaaataaagtggTTAAAACATTCCTTGTGAAAATTTGAGAGAGGAAAGATAACTcgacatttttcataattttataagCTCTTCTTTTATCATGAGTGTAGTGCCagacattttaaaatgaaattttatcagaattgaaagagaattttgattttgttttttgtttctagATTCTGTAGTCGAAGATTCTGATTGAAGAAGTCTTTGATCAGCGAGTCTGTCTTGTACTCTCATATTTTGCATTAACATGAGGTTCTCGAATTTCTCCTAATCTTAATTAAGATATTTCTGTCAAAGAATGGGCAATTTATATTTCAGGGAATTGTATCTCATGTTTTTAAATTCCAAAATGTTGACAttcaatttaaagaaaaagtgaTACCTACAATTTAGCCTACATGTGATGATTTCCAATTCAGAGGCAAAACTGAGGAGTAATattcaattttacttcaataaatgTGAACAATGGACCAGTAGATAAGGCATGAATGTCAGCATTTAAGCATTAGTTTCTTCTTCAAAAGTTCATACAGAACACAAtttgtgcaacaaaaatgattgaaataaaCTTTTAATCAAAATATTAACACTCTCAGCTTGCACTGGTtatggaaaatttgaagttttgctCACAAGAAAAAGCAGAGTATGTGTGAACAAATCATGCTTTTCAGCGGTTTTGGCAgacttttaattgaaaagtGTTCCTTCCCCACCCTGTGTTTCTCAAAGTGTAAATAACGTGCAATAGCTGAGCCGATGTGCCAAGATGGAGGTTGCCTATTTTTATACCACAGAGAATGTTACAGTAACCTTCATTTTGTGTTTAACTCAAGTAGAATATGGTTTTTGTATGAAAGGGAAGTTTGATTTTATGCATCGGAAAACATTATTATTGTGGTTAGAAGTTACTGTCAATATTTTTGTTACACAAATCTTattcaacttgaaattttgatgtgaaaatatttctcataaTGCTTAAATCGTGGTCCCTAGTTGGTTGAATTATAGTAATAGTAATTCATTTTCGCAGCACAGTAAGAATACTACTGTTACAGCTGGAAcatcatttcaaattttgcatctttttttccatgaaattttttatcactcaaGGATCTGATTGTATtcttaatttatatttttattggaGCTTCTAAAAGCAAGTTTTGAAGACACAAAAACAGAGATGTCTCAGGTTTCCTGTGATAACATGTctgtaaggggggggggggggagtattgTAAAATTTGTTGTTAAG
This window of the Bemisia tabaci chromosome 3, PGI_BMITA_v3 genome carries:
- the Klc gene encoding kinesin light chain isoform X3, with the protein product MTAMSQEAMLVNTKLVVQGLEALKIEHNSILNGLLEHKQEPIAEEKRLIVLKSLNMVELGLDEAEVLMTLANNLQSIEAEKQKLRTQVKRLCQENAWLRDELANVQQKLQASEGTVAKLEEDNKQFRFMESMKKYDDVSQSDDQSANEGKQDKQKTTYDQLVDLFPDEDTEDRGNLSPTPQTKFEQQVNAGYEIPSRLRTLHNLVIQYASQGRYEVAVPLCKQALEDLEKTSGHDHPDVATMLNILALVYRDQNKYKDAANLLNDALAIREKTLGENHPAVAATLNNLAVLYGKRGKYKEAEPLCKRALEIRENVLGKDHPDVAKQLNNLALLCQNQGKYDEVERYYKRALEIYEQKLGPDDSNVARTKNNLASCFLKQGKYKLAENLYKEVLTRIHLREYGQIDGDNKPIWQVAEEREENKHRNRENVPYGEYGGWHKAAKVDSPTITTTLKNLGALYRRQGKFEAAETLEDCALRSRKESIDITKQTKVAQILSGLREGDRRIVRSARSRESLDSVSYDNEEMEKSQNKS